From the genome of Eucalyptus grandis isolate ANBG69807.140 chromosome 2, ASM1654582v1, whole genome shotgun sequence, one region includes:
- the LOC104433018 gene encoding zinc finger protein 4 — MLPRNSDSGTENESSDFSTQVASDACVQEISVDPSKVTSATSLDQDDVSLDLTLFCHSNAPAEANAVGESNNTEAVDRASVVKLPRVFSCNYCKRKFYSSQALGGHQNAHKRERTMAKRAMRMGMFSNRYTSLASLPLHGATFRSLGIEAHSGVHHQNAVAPESRPAVLRGGAKFEKGCMGLPMFVEEDDVVPLFWPGSFRQLDTRDCTSDPSPSVDYVIKGSNVNFVQVTKLPQIETPSPDLTLKL; from the coding sequence ATGCTGCCACGAAACTCTGATTCAGGAACAGAAAACGAGTCCTCGGACTTCAGCACCCAGGTAGCTTCCGACGCATGTGTGCAGGAAATCTCTGTCGACCCATCCAAAGTTACCTCCGCCACTTCCTTGGATCAGGACGATGTGTCACTCGACTTGACCCTTTTCTGCCACAGTAATGCTCCTGCCGAGGCGAATGCTGTTGGAGAGAGTAATAACACCGAAGCCGTTGACCGAGCTTCCGTGGTTAAACTCCCACGGGTGTTCTCTTGCAATTACTGCAAGCGCAAGTTTTACAGCTCGCAGGCACTTGGTGGCCACCAGAATGCTCACAAGAGGGAGAGGACGATGGCGAAGCGGGCCATGCGGATGGGAATGTTCTCCAACAGATATACCAGCTTGGCGTCTCTGCCGCTTCATGGCGCAACCTTTCGGTCCCTTGGCATTGAAGCTCACTCAGGGGTGCACCACCAGAATGCAGTGGCTCCAGAAAGTCGGCCTGCAGTTTTGAGAGGCGGAGCGAAGTTTGAGAAGGGCTGTATGGGATTGCCGATgtttgttgaagaagatgatgtggtGCCGCTGTTTTGGCCGGGAAGTTTCCGGCAATTGGACACAAGGGATTGCACTAGTGATCCCAGCCCCTCTGTGGATTACGTAATCAAAGGTTCAAATGTGAACTTTGTGCAGGTGACGAAATTGCCACAGATTGAGACTCCCTCACCCGACCTTACATTGAAACTTTAG